The Patescibacteria group bacterium DNA segment AATTTTAGGAAAAAGAAAAAGCAGGTCGGTTGAGGGCCTGCCATAAGGAGGACAGTTTGTGTTAGGGGTAATTTCTGGTAATTTCAGTTAGGCGATTAAGTGTGGATAACTGGGCTTGACAGGGTTTATAGATATGATATACTTAAGATGCTAATCACGGATTCAATCGTGACCCCAGAAAATCCGAGAATTTATTTCTCGGGTTTTCTTTTTGTGTAGATTTTGATACAATAAGCGTGGAGTCCAAGGGGCCACCTCACGGTGAGGAATCCGTGATTAGCACTCGGATAGAGGGGTTCGATTCCCATTGGCTCCATGCTTAAAGCCATCTTGAAAAGAGGTGGTTTTTGGGTTTTGAAAAAAGTAAATTCTTTCGCTTTGCGGAGCCGCATAGCAAGTTTTATACGAACTCGCTGATTTACTGGCTAATGCAAATTAAAAATTTAGAAATTTGAGTTTTGATTCCTGCCTCGTCGGCAGGCGGGTTGTTTTCTTGTTTTTTTGATTTCTTGATTTCACCCGTTATACATCCTCTCCCGAAGCATATCAATCTCCTGCTTAATTCGGCCGTGAGAATCCACTTCCTTGGTAATCTTTTTACAAGCATGCATCGCAGTGGTATGGTCGCGTCCGCCGAATTCCGTGCCAATCATGGGATAAGAGCATTCTAGCTCCTCGCGCAGTAAAAACATGGCGATCTGTCGGGGCAAGGCCAGTTCTTTTCGTCGGCCGCCTTGGGTCAAGTCCTCGATTTTTAACTCATAAAAGTCAGCCACGATTTTTATTAGTTGTTTGGCCGTAATAATGCCCCTCTTAGTTTGAGAAGAAAGATTAGAAACAATTTCTTTTACGATATCCGGGGTTATTTTTTTATTATAAAGCTCCCAATGGGCAATGATTTTATTAAGCGCGCTTTCCAGCTCCCTAATGTTCCTTTGAAAAGTAACCGCCAAATATTGGATAGACTCATCATCCAATTGAAAATTGCGTTCTCGGGCTTTAGTTTTTAAAATAGCAATGCGAGTTTCCAGATCAGGCGGCGCTACATCAGCAATCATGCCCCAAGAAAAGCGAGAGCTTAAACGTTCTTCAAGGCCGGGGATGGCAGTGGGCGGTCTATCGGCAGTAAATACCAATTGGCTGTCTTTTTGATGAAGGGTGTTAAAGGTATGAAAAAATTCTTCTTGAGTACGGTCTTTGCCGGCAATAAATTGAACATCATCAATTAGCAAGACATCAACATTGCGATAAGTTTTTTGAAAATCTTTTCCCCTGCCGCTGCGGACTGATTGAACATAGTCACTAATAAATTGCTCGGAGGTAATGTAGCGGATTTTAACATCTTTTGAGTTTGCCAAAACCGCATGTCCGATGGCCTGAATCATGTGGGTCTTTCCCAAACCAACACCGCCATAAATAAACAAGGGATTATATTTTTTTCCAGGATTTTTAGCAACGGACTGGCAGGCCGCATGAGCTAGCTCGTTATTTTTGCCAACAATAAAATTTTTAAATGTGTATTTTTGATTTAAACCAATCCGTTGTAAATCCTTTTGGACTTTTGGCGAGGGCGCGGCCTCCGAAACCGGTTTACTTGTTTCTGATGTCAGCGGCCTAGTGGTTTCCACCACATAGACTATTTTTTTAGCTTTGTCATCAGTAATATTTTTGAAGGCTATTAGTATTGCTTTATGATATTTTGTTTGGAGCCAGGTTTGGGTAAAAGCGTTTGGTACGCCAATAACAATTTCCTCCTGTTTTGTGTCGCAGGAAGAGATAAAAGTATTCTTAAACCAAGTATTAAAGTTTGGCTTGCTAAGCGTTAGTTCTATTTCTCCCAAAACCGCCTGCCAAAGCTCGTCATTAGTCATATGGTTACTATTTATTATTTACTATTCAAAAAATCACCCGAGAAAAAAGAATAGTAAATAGTAAATAACGAATAGTAAATTTGTCCTTAAGATGCCACTATTGATTTTTTAATTTATCTACCATCTTTTCAACATCATTCTACCATAAACAAACATATCATAAAACCCCATACAAGGCAAGCAGTGTGATAAAGGTGTGGAAATCCTGTGCATGAACAAATTTGGCTTGCTATTTTTTGAGATTTCTGGTAGGATATTGACAAGGTGGTGATTATTGTTAAATTGTTTTT contains these protein-coding regions:
- the dnaA gene encoding chromosomal replication initiator protein DnaA, whose product is MTNDELWQAVLGEIELTLSKPNFNTWFKNTFISSCDTKQEEIVIGVPNAFTQTWLQTKYHKAILIAFKNITDDKAKKIVYVVETTRPLTSETSKPVSEAAPSPKVQKDLQRIGLNQKYTFKNFIVGKNNELAHAACQSVAKNPGKKYNPLFIYGGVGLGKTHMIQAIGHAVLANSKDVKIRYITSEQFISDYVQSVRSGRGKDFQKTYRNVDVLLIDDVQFIAGKDRTQEEFFHTFNTLHQKDSQLVFTADRPPTAIPGLEERLSSRFSWGMIADVAPPDLETRIAILKTKARERNFQLDDESIQYLAVTFQRNIRELESALNKIIAHWELYNKKITPDIVKEIVSNLSSQTKRGIITAKQLIKIVADFYELKIEDLTQGGRRKELALPRQIAMFLLREELECSYPMIGTEFGGRDHTTAMHACKKITKEVDSHGRIKQEIDMLRERMYNG